Below is a window of Leuconostoc gasicomitatum LMG 18811 DNA.
TATCATTGTGAAGCTTGCCTTAGGTAAATTTAAAGAAGTCTCACCTGTACTATTAATCGTATCTGTTTTCTTTTTGATTAATTTCGTTGTTCTTGCATTTATACATTAAACAGAAATTTTATAGCTTGTATGTAACCGCTTATCACAAAAGCGGTTTTTTTGATGTCTTCAATTGCTATAATAAAGCCAGTAAGAGAAGGGAGATACTATGTTAGAAATTAAGAATTTGAGCGTAACTTATGGTAGTAAAGTTGCCTTGACAGTACCGAATTTAACCATCAATAAAGGTGAGATTATTGGCGTGATGGGGAATCAGGATCTGGGAAATCAACGTTAGTGAATAGTTGTTTGGGATTAGTGCGATTTAAGGGGCAAGTAACACTTGAGACTGATAATCTAGGAGTATTAATGCAGGAGCAGCACTACGTTGATACCATGACGAATCAAAAAATAATAGAAGGATTACTAAATACACGTATTAAGCGAGATGAAAAGTTGGCTGAACTAATTAATTTTTTTGATTTTGGATCACAATTGTCTTTGCATTTTAAGAATTTATCTGGTGGACAAAAACAACGTATGAGTTTAATCATGGTCCTTTATCAAGAACCAGAATTACTATTTTTAGATGAAATGACGACTGGACTTGATTTTGAAAGCCGACAGGCACTCATTAATCATTTAAAAGTATATTTCAAACAACATCAAACAACTGTTATTATGGTGACGCACTATGCACAAGAGATTGAACAGTTAGCTGATAAATTATTAATTATTCATGATGGACAAGTGAAGGCATTTGATAAACCAAAGAATCTGTTCAATCAATATATCGGCTATTCAGCTTTTATTGTCGGCAATAATGCAGAAAAAAGTATTAGCATACACCGGCCGGAGGAAGAGTATTCAGTCGCGCGACAACTTATTGATAGTGGTGATGATTTTAGACGAACACAAGGCGATATTGAATTAGTTTATACGGCAATAACGAAGGGACAACGCGCATGATTAAAAAAAGAAAATTAATTTTTGAATGTCAAAATTTATTAGGCAATATGATAACATTATTTTTTGGATTTATGTTTGCGCCAATGATGGCATTCGTGTTTGGTAGTAGTTATTCTAATGTACCGCAGGCACTGAATCAAGTTTACTTGACTTTCTTTTGTACGATACCACTTTCAATGGTACTTGTTGGGTTTAGTTCATTATTTTCGCAAGAAGTTGAACAAGGATTCACTTTACGCGCTGAACTCTTTGGTTACTCACGTATATCACAAGCTATACACAAATTTATAGCATTAACAGGATTTGTTTTATTGTCCAGCATCATATACTCTTGGATTTTTCTATCACATTTTAACTTGTCGATACCAAGTCAATCAATAATGATTCAAATGGGTATTTTTCAAGTTTTAAATGCGGCTATATATTTTATGGTTGTATTTTTACTCACAACATTTTTGAAGAAATTTTCGCGTGTTTATGGTATTTCTATGATTAGCTATTTTGTTATTATGATTGTTTCGGGAATTATGGGTAATATGAACGTTGGTAAGTTAGGGCATTATTTGCCAATTAAATTATTTATAACTGATTATACAAATCGTCTCAATGACACGGATTATATATCTGGTAAAATAGGGTTATATCTATTTATTTTATTGGGTATTCTTAGCGTAATTATGAAAGTGGTTGTGGGCAATAATAATGGAAATAAACATCAATATTGATGACAAACTAGAAGATGTTCAAGTGCTTATTTCAGGTAGTGATATTGAACAATTAGCGGATATAGCACGGTACCTTAAATCCAAAAATACATCATCACGTCAACTTGCTATTAAAACGGCTGACAATATTCGAGTTGTGGATAAGGCAGACATTATTGTCGTTGAAAGTTTTGGCAATGATCTAACATTTACGTTAAAAAATAACCAGAAATTAACGACTAGAAAGACACTAGAAAAATTTTTAGAAGAAAATTCAAAATATGATTTTGTGCAAATTTCTAAATCTGAAGTCATGAATTTGTCGTATTTGTCAAAGATGGAATCTGCATTTTCCGGTAACTATTATGCTTTTTTGACAAATCAGACACGCGTTACTGTGTCTAGACGGTTTATTAAGGGTATTCTAAGTAGATTGGAAGGGAGCGCAGAAGATGAAATACTTTAAAAAATCAATAACCTATCTATTAGTTGGCATTGGCGTTGGATCATTTATCTCATTATTATCGTTTACTTTAAATCAAGGCACACCAACAATGAAGCAATTTTACTTGTTAATGACCATGAGTGCAATTATGGGCTTACTATCTCTCATATTTGAGTATGACAAAATAACGTTTATGGCACAGCTTATTAGTCATTTCATTTTGGAAATGTTAACATATGGCCTTTTCATCTGGTTAACTTTTGGAAGCCATGTGATTACGATTACTAATATACCAACATTCTTGATTACCTATATCATTATTTTTATCTATTTCAGAAAACAAGGACACGATAATGCGCGTCGTATTAATCAAGCATTAACGCAAAGGGATCATAAAAAATAACTTTAAATATATCGTATAAAATGATCATTTAAGCAGTATTCTCACAAAAGATTTGTTATACTTAATACGCATTTATCAAAATCAATAAATTGTTTATTGGACTGGTTCGTAAACTGCCCAGGATAAAAAACCAAGTAACCTTGAAAGGTAGGAGAGATAATGCGAAAACAAAAAGTGATCATTGATGCTGATCCAGGCATTGACGATAGTTTGGCGATGCTTGTGGCTTTACGGTCACAACCATTGGATGTCATTGGTATTAGCATTGTTGAAGGCAATGTGCCTACAGCAATTGGTGTTCAGAATGCATTGAAAGTATTACGTGAAGCCAATCGACTTGATATTCCAGTTTTTTCCGGTGCAGAATCACCATTAAAGCATGATTATGTTAGTGCACAGGATACGCATGGCGACGATGGTCTTGGTGAAAGTAACATGACATTAGTGACTGACGTGAAGCCGAGCCAACGCGATGCCCAGGCAGGGTACGCCAAGTTGTTATCTGAAAATGAGGATGTCTGGTTCTTAGCCTTAGGGCCGCTGACTAACGTGGCTCTAGCACTTAAGCAACAACCAGATATTTGGCAACAGGTGTCACGCTTAATTGTGATGGGTGGTGCTGACCAGACTAATGGCAATACATCCCCTGTAGCGGAATATAATTTCTGGGTCGATCCTGACGCAGCTGATTATGTTTTCCAAAATAGTCCATTGAATATTGAGCTTGTGCCACTAGATGTAACGCGCAAACTAGAATTTACGCCAAATATGCTCCAGATGATGCAATATTTGGATGCAGAAAAATCCGCATTTGTTGCTCAAATTATCCAATTTTATTTTGATTTTCATTGGCAACAAGAGCATGTTTTAGGGGCTGTTATCAATGATCCATTAGTAATTATTTATGCATTACACCCTGAACTTGTACAGAGCATCGACAAATATGTAACAGTTGTAACTGAAGGGGTTGCCCTTGGACAAAGCATTGTCGACCGTGAAAATTTTTGGCAAAAAAAACCGAACGCAACGATTTTGCAAGCTGTGGATGCTAAAGCTGTCATGTCACACATTATTAGTGGCCTACTGATTAGGGATGCCGCTGACATTGAAAAAGAGTTAGATAATATTGCGACCAACTTGGAGCGATTATCATGACAAAACATGTCTCAGCACAAAAAATTGCGTTAATTGCATTATTTATTGTGATTAACATTGTCGGTGGTCACCTTGCGTTGTATGCACGTTTACCTATTTATTTGGATACGATTGGAACTTTGCTAGGGAGTGCCTTTTTTGGACCTATTGGTGGTCTATTTACTGGCATTCTAACGGCGTTAATTAATGGTACTACTGGAGATCTTTTCTCAATCTACTTTATGCCCAGTCAAATAGCGACTGCGCTAGTATCTGGATTTGTTTATAAAAAAATTAAACCAACAGATTTTAAAAATATTTGGTGGGTTGCCCTTGTCATCTCTATACCAGCTACGATTATTAGTACAATTATCACAGTGATCTTGTTTCATGGTATCACATCATCTGGATCAAGCATGATTGTTCAAGTCCTACATGGTTTTGGCTTGAGTCAATCAATTTCAGTTTTCTTGGTGCAGGTGGGTACAGATTATTTAGATCGTATGATTGGGGTATATGTTGTTGCCATTGTGTACCGCACCTTGTTGTCACGAATTAAACTGGTGTAATCTTATTCATTTTTAAAAATAAAAAAGGTGTGTCTCTAAAATGTTACTTAACATTTTAGAGACACACCATCTTTTTATTTAACGATCTTTTTTAATTTTCTGTTTATGATCATCGCAATAAGGCCAATTAAAATGAAGCCAACTGGTAGAATGAACATCTCATTACCCCATGTATTGCATACGACATAGATTAACCATGATAAGCCAATCAGTATAAGAACATAACCACGATAAGCTGCAATTGTCAGTGCAAATTTTGAATTTTTATAAGTTTTACTATTAACGAAATAAATGAAAAATATTAGTAGTATTAGTTTGTATGACATATTATTACTTATCCTCAGTGTACTATAGTTTATGACTAATTGTAGCATAAATAAAAGTAACCTTACAAATGAAGTGTGTAGCAGTTCATTCCTGAATGACATCTAATCTGTTAAAATGAAAGATAAGAATACAAGAAAGACACTCAAAAAACTTATGACAAACTATCTCATTTTAACTGAAAAGCCATCGGCGGCTGCCAATTTTACGAAAGCACTTGGTGGTAAGACCGGTGTATTTAACGATTTCACTTACAAAATAGCAAATTTGCGTGGTCATGTCATGACGTTAAAAGACCCTGAAGCAATGGTTGCCGAAGAATTAAAAAAGCAATACAAATCTTGGTTGGTGAAACATTTGCCATGGAATTTGTCTGATTTTTCATGGGCACGGACGTATATTCGTCAACGTAATATGCGTACAGGTAAGGTGGAATCAACAAAAAAATTAATTGATGACTTAAAGAAGGAATCAAAATCAGGGTACGATGCGATTGTCATTGCAACTGATACTGACCCTTCTGGTGAGGGTGAGTTACTTGCCTGGGAGGCTTTGGATGCGATTGGCTGGCGGGGTCAAGTGCTACGTGCGAACTTTATGGATGAGTCAGTATCGGGTATTCAAAAGGCCATGCATCAATTACGAGATGTTTCGGATAAGATGGCTGATGGTGAATATGTTAAAGGTGAAAGCCGTAATCGGTGGGACTTTGCTTCAATGCAACTCACTCGAATTGCAACCACTGCAGCTAAAAAAGCAGGCTTTAAAGTAGTCGCGCGTGAAGGTCGGTTGAAATCTGTCATTATTTGGCGTGTTTATCAACAACTTGATGCGATTAAAAATTATGTCAAAACACCATATTTTGAAGTGAAATTTAAGGATCCCGCAGAACATGTTTTTGGCAGAGTGACACCCCAAGGAGATGTGATTCCGTGGCGGTTTGCGACGAAAGAAGAAGCAGAAATTGATTTCAGTCAGTATCATAAGACCGACGTTATCAATGAAAAACATCAAACGCGAACGCAAGCACCCGGAAAGCTACTAGATTTAGCCGGATTGGCTTCAATATTAGCGCCGCGTGGTTTTTCTTCAAAAGAAGTGCTAAGTACTTACCAAAAAATGTATGAAGCACAAATTGTTTCATATCCACGTACAGAAGACAAGACCGTAACTCCAGAGCAATTTAATGAATTACTACCGTTGATTGATCAGATCGCGGATGTTGTTGGTGTCGACAAGATGTTGTTAACACACCGTTCTCCACGGACAACGCATGTTAAATCACAAGGTGCGCACGGAGCCAATCGGCCCGGCGAAAATTTACCAAAAACAACACAATCTTTGGTAAAATTTGGTGCCAGTGGACCAGCAATCTATGAAGTTTTGGCTAAAAACTATTTAGCAATGCTGGCAGAAGATTATGTGTACGATCATGTGACGGCTAATTTGAAAGATTACCCGGAATTTAAAACGGCGTTTAATAGACCACTTAAGATGAATTTTAAGTTAGTGTATGATTCACAAAAAGCCATTAAGGTTGAAGAAGAGGAAGAAGAAAATTCAACTGCATCACAATTAGGACCGCAAGCAAGGCCTTATTTGCATGAAGGAGCGAATCCAAAGCCACAAACACCAACGACTAAATGGATTATGGCTTTTTTGGAAAAACATAATGTTGGTACTGGTGCAACACGTGTGTCAACATTATCTGAGATGTCTCGTGGTATTAAAGCGATGTTAACTGAAACGCGTGGTAAATTAGGATTGACAGAAACTGGGCAAGTGTCTGCTATTATGGTGAAAGATACGTGGATTGCTTCGCCTAAAATCACCAAACGTTTATTTGAAATGATGGATCAAGTTGGCCAATTTGACATGACAATGGACCAAGTGCTAGATTCAGTAACAAAGGTGGTTGAACATGATATGCCGATTATGTTAGACAATGCAGAGCAACTAGAAACCTTGCTTGGTAAACCAAAACAAGTACCAAAGAAAAAAGTAACAGAAAAAATGACTGGCCTATTCAAAGGCGAAGAAATTACTTTTGCTCGTGAATGGAGTGGGCATATTTTTACTGATGATGAACTAACCAAAATGTTAAATGGTGCTGAAATCAGTTTTCAATCGAAGTCTAAACGTGGGAAAATCTACACGGCGACCGGTAAATTAGCAAAACAAACATTTAAAGGTAGTACATTTTATGGCTTTAAATTGAATCCGAAAGCAAAAAAATAAAGCATTTGAAAATGGGAGCACATTTTCAGATGCTTTTTGATTTGATCAATCATTTAATTGTTCTAACATCGTCAGTATAGAAAGCCCTTTTGGTGAAATTTTATAGATCACCCTTAAGGGAATACGTTCAACTATGGTACGACTAACTAAACAATGAGTAACCAGTTCTTTTAAACGATCAGTTAGCACCTTGTGTGAGATACTAGAAAGTTCTTGCTGTAATTGATTGAAACCGGTGACTTGTAAAGTTGAGATAGTCAGCAAAATTTCAATAGACCATTTAGATCCCATGAGCTTTATGATTTGTTTTGTAGACATTGAAATAGTAGGCATTTTTCCTCGATTAATAACTAACGCACAAAATAGTGCGTTATGTGCAATTTTAAAAATATATAGTAAAATAATTCACATAGTTAATTATAATCTATGCAATATTGTTTGGCAATATCTTAGAAGAATTGATAATTTTGTACAAAAAGTGATAATGGATAAATGTTATCACTGGATGTTAACCAATTATTAACACATTATCTATGAATTATTGGTGCTACAGATAGTGGTAAAGCGATATCTTTACGAGAATACTAATTTGGAAGTATTCTATCCCATCAAGTAAATGAACAAATTGAAATTTCAAGTATGCTGTTATAGCAAGCAGAATACACAGAAAAACATCAAAATTTAATGCTTGGAGGGAGATTTATTAAATTAAACTGAACGACAAAAACTTATTTTTGTCGTATTCCTAAACCAAGTACTAGACACATTATCAAATCACTAAAATTTAGTTAAAATAAGGAAAAATAAATGAATATATTAATTATTAATGGTT
It encodes the following:
- a CDS encoding ABC transporter, which codes for MLEIKNLSVTYGSKVALTVPNLTINKGEIIGVMGNQDLGNQR
- a CDS encoding ATP-binding cassette domain-containing protein; protein product: MRFKGQVTLETDNLGVLMQEQHYVDTMTNQKIIEGLLNTRIKRDEKLAELINFFDFGSQLSLHFKNLSGGQKQRMSLIMVLYQEPELLFLDEMTTGLDFESRQALINHLKVYFKQHQTTVIMVTHYAQEIEQLADKLLIIHDGQVKAFDKPKNLFNQYIGYSAFIVGNNAEKSISIHRPEEEYSVARQLIDSGDDFRRTQGDIELVYTAITKGQRA
- a CDS encoding LytTR family DNA-binding domain-containing protein; the protein is MEININIDDKLEDVQVLISGSDIEQLADIARYLKSKNTSSRQLAIKTADNIRVVDKADIIVVESFGNDLTFTLKNNQKLTTRKTLEKFLEENSKYDFVQISKSEVMNLSYLSKMESAFSGNYYAFLTNQTRVTVSRRFIKGILSRLEGSAEDEIL
- a CDS encoding DUF3021 family protein, with the protein product MKYFKKSITYLLVGIGVGSFISLLSFTLNQGTPTMKQFYLLMTMSAIMGLLSLIFEYDKITFMAQLISHFILEMLTYGLFIWLTFGSHVITITNIPTFLITYIIIFIYFRKQGHDNARRINQALTQRDHKK
- a CDS encoding nucleoside hydrolase, producing the protein MRKQKVIIDADPGIDDSLAMLVALRSQPLDVIGISIVEGNVPTAIGVQNALKVLREANRLDIPVFSGAESPLKHDYVSAQDTHGDDGLGESNMTLVTDVKPSQRDAQAGYAKLLSENEDVWFLALGPLTNVALALKQQPDIWQQVSRLIVMGGADQTNGNTSPVAEYNFWVDPDAADYVFQNSPLNIELVPLDVTRKLEFTPNMLQMMQYLDAEKSAFVAQIIQFYFDFHWQQEHVLGAVINDPLVIIYALHPELVQSIDKYVTVVTEGVALGQSIVDRENFWQKKPNATILQAVDAKAVMSHIISGLLIRDAADIEKELDNIATNLERLS
- a CDS encoding ECF transporter S component; its protein translation is MTKHVSAQKIALIALFIVINIVGGHLALYARLPIYLDTIGTLLGSAFFGPIGGLFTGILTALINGTTGDLFSIYFMPSQIATALVSGFVYKKIKPTDFKNIWWVALVISIPATIISTIITVILFHGITSSGSSMIVQVLHGFGLSQSISVFLVQVGTDYLDRMIGVYVVAIVYRTLLSRIKLV
- a CDS encoding DNA topoisomerase — encoded protein: MTNYLILTEKPSAAANFTKALGGKTGVFNDFTYKIANLRGHVMTLKDPEAMVAEELKKQYKSWLVKHLPWNLSDFSWARTYIRQRNMRTGKVESTKKLIDDLKKESKSGYDAIVIATDTDPSGEGELLAWEALDAIGWRGQVLRANFMDESVSGIQKAMHQLRDVSDKMADGEYVKGESRNRWDFASMQLTRIATTAAKKAGFKVVAREGRLKSVIIWRVYQQLDAIKNYVKTPYFEVKFKDPAEHVFGRVTPQGDVIPWRFATKEEAEIDFSQYHKTDVINEKHQTRTQAPGKLLDLAGLASILAPRGFSSKEVLSTYQKMYEAQIVSYPRTEDKTVTPEQFNELLPLIDQIADVVGVDKMLLTHRSPRTTHVKSQGAHGANRPGENLPKTTQSLVKFGASGPAIYEVLAKNYLAMLAEDYVYDHVTANLKDYPEFKTAFNRPLKMNFKLVYDSQKAIKVEEEEEENSTASQLGPQARPYLHEGANPKPQTPTTKWIMAFLEKHNVGTGATRVSTLSEMSRGIKAMLTETRGKLGLTETGQVSAIMVKDTWIASPKITKRLFEMMDQVGQFDMTMDQVLDSVTKVVEHDMPIMLDNAEQLETLLGKPKQVPKKKVTEKMTGLFKGEEITFAREWSGHIFTDDELTKMLNGAEISFQSKSKRGKIYTATGKLAKQTFKGSTFYGFKLNPKAKK
- a CDS encoding winged helix-turn-helix transcriptional regulator, whose protein sequence is MPTISMSTKQIIKLMGSKWSIEILLTISTLQVTGFNQLQQELSSISHKVLTDRLKELVTHCLVSRTIVERIPLRVIYKISPKGLSILTMLEQLND